The following coding sequences lie in one Apus apus isolate bApuApu2 chromosome 16, bApuApu2.pri.cur, whole genome shotgun sequence genomic window:
- the TRIAP1 gene encoding TP53-regulated inhibitor of apoptosis 1, which produces MNSVGEACTELKREYDQCFNRWFAEKFLKGESDGDPCGQLFKHYQLCVQKAIKEKDIPIEGLEFMGRSKGKTENSS; this is translated from the exons ATGAACAGCGTGGGCGAGGCGTGCACCGAGCTGAAGCGAGAGTACGACCAGTGCTTCAACCGCTGGTTCGCCGAGAAGTTCCTCAAGGGCGAGAGCGACGGGGACCCCTGCGGGCAGCTCTTCAAGCACTACCAGCTCTGCGTGCAG aaagcaatCAAGGAAAAAGACATACCCATTGAAGGGCTGGAGTTCATGGGCCGAAGCaaagggaagacagaaaactCCTCCTGA
- the GATC gene encoding glutamyl-tRNA(Gln) amidotransferase subunit C, mitochondrial isoform X2, translating to MRALRLGRWVRGLPRSVPPARAVLTEPPRPAWPRDQPQTVTVEVLEHLEHLALVDFRDAEGVERLRKAIRFADRLHEVNTDGVEPMDSVLEDRCLYLREDDVTEGNCTKELLKNAREKVEEYFVAPPGNIPLPTVGEGETFLQGS from the exons ATGCGGGCGCTGCGGCTGGGGCGGTGGGTGCGGGGGCTCCCGCGGAGCGTCCCCCCGGCCCGGGCGGTGCTGACCGAGCCCCCGCGCCCGGCCTGGCCGCGGGACCAGCCGCAG ACGGTGACggtggaggtgctggagcacctgGAGCACCTGGCCTTGGTTGATTTCCGCGATGCGGAGGGCGTGGAGCGGCTGCGGAAGGCGATCCGGTTTGCTGACCGGCTTCATGAAGTGAACACCGACGGTGTGGAACCGATGGATTCGGTCCTGGAGGACAG GTGCCTGTATCTCAGAGAAGATGATGTCACAGAAGGCAACTGCACAAAAGAGCTGCTGAAAAATGCCAGAGAGAAAGTAGAGGAATATTTTGTAGCCCCACCAG GTAACATCCCTTTACCAACGGTAGGAGAAGGAGAGACTTTTCTGCAGGGCTCTTAG
- the GATC gene encoding glutamyl-tRNA(Gln) amidotransferase subunit C, mitochondrial isoform X1, translated as MRALRLGRWVRGLPRSVPPARAVLTEPPRPAWPRDQPQQTVTVEVLEHLEHLALVDFRDAEGVERLRKAIRFADRLHEVNTDGVEPMDSVLEDRCLYLREDDVTEGNCTKELLKNAREKVEEYFVAPPGNIPLPTVGEGETFLQGS; from the exons ATGCGGGCGCTGCGGCTGGGGCGGTGGGTGCGGGGGCTCCCGCGGAGCGTCCCCCCGGCCCGGGCGGTGCTGACCGAGCCCCCGCGCCCGGCCTGGCCGCGGGACCAGCCGCAG CAGACGGTGACggtggaggtgctggagcacctgGAGCACCTGGCCTTGGTTGATTTCCGCGATGCGGAGGGCGTGGAGCGGCTGCGGAAGGCGATCCGGTTTGCTGACCGGCTTCATGAAGTGAACACCGACGGTGTGGAACCGATGGATTCGGTCCTGGAGGACAG GTGCCTGTATCTCAGAGAAGATGATGTCACAGAAGGCAACTGCACAAAAGAGCTGCTGAAAAATGCCAGAGAGAAAGTAGAGGAATATTTTGTAGCCCCACCAG GTAACATCCCTTTACCAACGGTAGGAGAAGGAGAGACTTTTCTGCAGGGCTCTTAG